One Streptomyces sp. V4I8 genomic window carries:
- a CDS encoding PEP/pyruvate-binding domain-containing protein: MILTGSEIARERTNQRITIEPFTPEQVNPNSYNFRLGSRLRVYSEMPLDPRRENACVDIEMTTDGYVLEPGRLYLAHTQEVLGSRHYAPTFAARSSVARLGLFINLSASLGDIGYEGQWTLQLYTMNRMRVYPGMTIGQMMWWRPQGEIELYDGKYQGAVGPRSSDIHKDFDRQLSRQRLPGLGTDADPADVGHKFASLAEASRTFRVPTAFAVPAGEFVQAIGPAARGALGALFEEMRATVGAFFTEVTAGIEAAVADLDMSQDLRDLLTARLADVFGDPQEAEFAVRSSGLAEDGTSSSLAGIHRSVLGVRGADGVIAAVEECWRSHYAGSAVAARVRAGDFDPEPRLAVIVQRLVRPRLAGVAFTGLDSASDVVEIEYTEGLAEELVAGVAVPMRASAVPGDVLDEPVLQEVADTCRKLRDLRGCEVDVEWAADAEGLHIVQVRPVTARRSVGQGGAPAGIWSTRLYFEDPPAGTHLGDVAEVYAGYTAKRGPAHRLAEELGLAVGAGWLIGFTARNLSTPEARERIRHLLATGAGTECVLDFGATLRQIVLPKDQVPDRLDEITRGASAADQPQAVVVRDFIRGELGLITRRSGTDLLVEYTPDGLLALNRGTAGARSFVWTPEGGEGDVPPDLVPHLERMAAFTGRMHDRYGDATVEWVFADGVPYFVDYSLLAGDMLSGERGTLVSAGSARGPLLSLADDELLGRLSVGPAVSVDRSKDVTEHTEITRLLEKIQAMPAPPVVRVGRPYAVLSVLIGAVAGFVFEEGSVLCHLAILLREAKVPALVADLGALPDGGEAVISDGAITVAGRSIEDEH, from the coding sequence ATGATCCTTACCGGAAGCGAGATCGCGCGGGAACGCACGAACCAACGCATCACCATCGAGCCGTTCACTCCTGAGCAGGTCAATCCGAACAGCTACAACTTCCGGCTCGGCAGCCGACTCAGGGTCTACTCGGAGATGCCGCTCGACCCGCGCCGGGAGAACGCCTGCGTCGACATCGAGATGACCACCGACGGCTACGTCCTGGAGCCGGGCCGGCTCTACCTCGCCCACACCCAGGAGGTGCTGGGCAGCCGCCACTACGCGCCGACCTTCGCCGCGCGCTCCTCCGTGGCCCGGCTCGGGCTGTTCATCAACCTCTCCGCCAGCCTGGGGGACATCGGCTACGAGGGGCAGTGGACCCTTCAGCTCTACACGATGAACCGGATGCGGGTGTACCCGGGCATGACCATCGGCCAGATGATGTGGTGGCGCCCGCAGGGCGAGATCGAGCTGTACGACGGCAAGTACCAGGGCGCTGTCGGCCCTCGCTCCAGCGACATCCACAAGGACTTCGACCGGCAGCTGTCCCGGCAACGGCTGCCCGGGCTCGGCACCGACGCGGATCCGGCAGACGTCGGCCACAAGTTCGCCTCGCTCGCCGAGGCTTCCCGGACGTTCCGGGTACCGACCGCCTTCGCCGTCCCCGCCGGTGAGTTCGTCCAGGCGATCGGCCCCGCGGCCCGCGGCGCGCTCGGCGCCCTGTTCGAGGAGATGCGGGCCACGGTCGGCGCGTTCTTCACCGAGGTCACGGCCGGGATCGAGGCGGCTGTGGCGGACCTGGACATGTCCCAGGACCTGCGCGACCTGCTCACCGCCCGGCTGGCCGACGTGTTCGGTGATCCGCAGGAGGCCGAGTTCGCGGTCCGCTCCTCCGGACTCGCCGAGGACGGCACCAGCAGCAGCCTGGCCGGGATCCATCGCAGCGTGCTGGGCGTGCGTGGGGCCGACGGGGTGATCGCGGCCGTGGAGGAGTGCTGGCGCTCCCACTACGCGGGCTCGGCGGTCGCGGCCCGGGTACGGGCCGGGGACTTCGACCCGGAACCCCGGCTCGCGGTGATCGTTCAGCGGCTGGTACGTCCGAGGCTGGCCGGTGTGGCCTTCACCGGGCTCGACAGTGCCTCGGACGTCGTGGAGATCGAGTACACCGAGGGGCTGGCCGAGGAACTGGTCGCGGGAGTGGCGGTGCCCATGCGGGCCTCGGCCGTCCCCGGCGACGTGCTCGACGAGCCGGTCCTGCAGGAAGTGGCCGACACCTGCCGCAAGTTGCGGGACCTGCGCGGCTGCGAGGTGGACGTGGAGTGGGCCGCCGACGCCGAAGGCCTGCACATCGTCCAGGTGCGACCGGTGACCGCCCGCCGGTCGGTCGGTCAGGGCGGTGCACCGGCCGGAATCTGGTCCACCAGGCTCTACTTCGAGGACCCGCCCGCCGGCACGCACCTCGGTGACGTCGCCGAGGTGTACGCCGGGTACACCGCAAAGCGCGGTCCAGCGCACCGGCTGGCCGAGGAGCTCGGCCTCGCGGTCGGCGCCGGCTGGCTGATCGGCTTCACCGCACGGAACCTGTCCACCCCCGAGGCCCGGGAGCGGATCCGGCACCTGCTGGCGACCGGCGCCGGCACCGAGTGCGTCCTGGACTTCGGCGCCACGCTGCGGCAGATCGTGCTCCCCAAGGACCAGGTGCCGGACCGGCTCGACGAGATCACCCGCGGCGCGTCGGCTGCGGACCAGCCGCAGGCGGTGGTGGTACGGGACTTCATCCGCGGCGAACTCGGCCTGATCACCCGCCGGTCCGGGACCGACCTGCTGGTCGAGTACACCCCCGACGGACTGCTCGCCCTCAACCGCGGTACGGCGGGCGCCCGTTCGTTCGTCTGGACCCCCGAGGGCGGGGAAGGCGACGTACCGCCCGATCTGGTCCCCCATCTGGAACGGATGGCGGCTTTCACCGGCCGTATGCACGACCGGTACGGCGACGCCACGGTGGAGTGGGTGTTCGCCGACGGTGTGCCGTACTTCGTGGACTACTCGCTGCTCGCCGGAGACATGCTGTCCGGTGAGCGCGGCACGCTGGTCTCCGCGGGGTCGGCGCGCGGACCGCTGCTCTCGCTGGCCGACGACGAACTGCTCGGCCGGCTCTCGGTCGGTCCCGCGGTGAGCGTGGACCGCAGCAAGGACGTCACCGAGCACACCGAGATCACCCGTCTGCTGGAGAAGATCCAGGCCATGCCCGCCCCGCCGGTGGTGCGGGTGGGCCGCCCCTACGCGGTGCTCTCGGTCCTGATCGGGGCGGTGGCCGGCTTCGTCTTCGAGGAGGGCTCGGTCCTCTGCCA
- a CDS encoding urease subunit alpha, whose protein sequence is MTDRQNAGARVALTVPRTRYADLFGPTAGDRIRLADTDLLIEIERDLSAGGDEAVFGGGKVIRESMGQSRVSRAQGAPDTVITGAVVLDHWGVIKADIGIRDGRITALGKAGNPETMDGVHPGLVIGPETEIIAGNGRILTAGTVDAHVHFVCPQSATEALAAGTTTIIGGGTGPAEGSKATTVTPGSWHLARMFAALDDFPVNIGLLGKGNTTSAASMRDQLRAGAVSFKIHEDWGATPAVIDACLEVCEESGAQLAIHTDTLNEAGFVQDTLAAIAGRGVHAYHTEGAGGGHAPDIITVVSQPNVLPSSTNPTRPHTVNTLDEHLDMLMVCHHLSPRVPEDLAFAESRIRPSTIAAEDVLHDLGAISIISSDAQAMGRIGEVVLRTWQTAHVMKRRRGSLPGDGRADNLRARRYVAKYTINPAVAQGLDAEIGSVERGKLADLVLWNPAFFGVKPELVIKGGQIAYAQMGDANASIPTPQPVLPRPMFGAHGRAPAAGSLNFVTEAALGDGLAERLAGQLGIGKEFTAIRSTRGVTKDHLHENTARPEVTVDPDTFTVRIDGEVAEAHPATELPMAQRYFLF, encoded by the coding sequence ATGACTGACCGTCAGAATGCCGGAGCCAGAGTCGCGTTGACGGTGCCACGCACGCGCTACGCCGACTTGTTCGGGCCCACCGCCGGAGACCGGATCCGGCTCGCGGACACGGATCTCCTGATCGAGATCGAGCGGGACCTGAGCGCGGGCGGGGACGAGGCGGTCTTCGGCGGCGGCAAGGTGATCCGCGAGTCGATGGGACAGTCCCGGGTCTCGCGGGCGCAGGGGGCGCCGGACACGGTCATCACCGGTGCGGTCGTACTGGACCACTGGGGCGTGATCAAGGCCGACATCGGCATCCGCGACGGCCGGATCACCGCACTGGGCAAGGCGGGCAACCCGGAGACCATGGACGGAGTCCACCCCGGCCTGGTGATCGGCCCGGAGACCGAGATCATCGCGGGCAACGGGCGGATCCTGACCGCCGGCACCGTCGACGCGCACGTCCACTTCGTGTGTCCACAGAGCGCGACCGAGGCACTGGCGGCAGGGACCACCACCATCATCGGCGGCGGGACCGGCCCGGCCGAGGGCAGCAAGGCGACCACCGTCACGCCCGGCAGCTGGCACCTCGCCCGGATGTTCGCGGCGCTGGACGACTTCCCGGTCAACATCGGGCTCCTCGGCAAGGGCAACACCACATCCGCCGCCTCGATGCGGGACCAACTGCGCGCGGGCGCGGTGAGTTTCAAGATCCATGAGGACTGGGGGGCGACCCCGGCCGTGATCGACGCCTGTCTGGAGGTGTGCGAGGAGTCGGGCGCGCAGCTGGCGATCCACACCGACACGCTCAATGAAGCGGGTTTCGTGCAGGACACGCTGGCCGCGATCGCCGGACGGGGCGTGCACGCCTACCACACAGAAGGGGCGGGCGGCGGGCACGCCCCGGACATCATCACCGTCGTCTCGCAGCCGAACGTCCTGCCCAGTTCCACCAATCCGACCCGGCCGCACACCGTCAACACCCTCGACGAGCACCTGGACATGCTGATGGTGTGCCACCACCTCAGCCCGCGTGTTCCGGAGGACCTGGCGTTCGCCGAATCGCGGATCCGGCCCTCGACCATCGCCGCGGAGGACGTGCTGCACGACCTGGGCGCGATCTCGATCATCAGCTCGGACGCCCAGGCGATGGGCCGGATCGGTGAGGTGGTGCTGCGCACCTGGCAGACCGCCCACGTGATGAAGCGCCGCCGCGGCTCCCTGCCCGGAGACGGGCGCGCGGACAATCTGCGGGCACGCCGTTACGTCGCCAAGTACACCATCAACCCGGCCGTGGCCCAGGGCCTGGACGCCGAGATCGGCTCGGTCGAGCGGGGCAAGCTCGCCGATCTGGTGCTGTGGAACCCGGCGTTCTTCGGGGTCAAACCGGAACTGGTGATCAAGGGCGGCCAGATCGCGTACGCGCAGATGGGCGATGCCAACGCCTCCATCCCCACTCCGCAACCCGTCCTGCCCCGCCCGATGTTCGGCGCCCACGGCCGCGCCCCGGCCGCCGGCTCGCTGAACTTCGTCACCGAGGCGGCCCTGGGTGACGGGCTGGCCGAGCGGCTGGCCGGGCAGCTGGGCATCGGCAAGGAGTTCACTGCGATCCGCTCCACCCGCGGCGTCACCAAGGACCACCTGCACGAGAACACCGCCAGGCCCGAGGTCACCGTCGACCCCGACACCTTCACCGTCCGCATCGACGGCGAGGTGGCCGAAGCCCACCCGGCCACCGAACTCCCCATGGCCCAGCGCTACTTCCTCTTCTGA